In Rahnella aquatilis CIP 78.65 = ATCC 33071, one DNA window encodes the following:
- the hutC gene encoding histidine utilization repressor: MSDTPAPIYQRVKQAIISQIRAGVWKPHQRVPSESELVNEIGVSRMTINRALRELTSEGFLIRMQGVGTFVAEAKAYTPMLEVHNIADEIAQRGHRHDSKILVCEARLADADQALQLGIATGTLMFYSQIVHYENNVPVQIEDRFVNPETAPDYLQQVLNKQTPYTYLMEIAPLTAGEHRVEAISASDEQRELLQLNEHEPCLLIHRRTWSGSRVVTSARLIYPGSRYQLFGRFTSHG; this comes from the coding sequence ATGAGCGACACACCCGCGCCCATTTATCAGCGGGTCAAACAGGCGATCATCAGCCAGATCCGCGCCGGTGTCTGGAAACCGCATCAGCGTGTACCGTCTGAAAGTGAGCTGGTCAATGAAATTGGCGTCAGCCGCATGACCATCAACCGCGCCCTGCGCGAACTGACCAGCGAGGGATTTTTGATCCGCATGCAGGGCGTCGGGACCTTTGTGGCCGAAGCCAAGGCTTATACCCCGATGCTGGAAGTGCACAACATTGCCGATGAAATTGCCCAGCGCGGTCATCGTCATGACAGCAAGATTCTGGTGTGCGAAGCGCGACTGGCGGACGCCGATCAGGCGCTGCAACTGGGTATCGCCACGGGTACGTTGATGTTTTACTCGCAGATTGTTCATTACGAAAACAACGTACCCGTGCAGATTGAAGACCGTTTTGTGAACCCGGAAACCGCCCCCGATTATCTGCAACAGGTGCTGAACAAGCAGACACCCTATACGTATCTGATGGAAATCGCGCCGCTGACGGCGGGTGAACACCGTGTTGAAGCCATCAGTGCCAGCGATGAGCAACGCGAGCTGTTGCAACTGAACGAACATGAGCCTTGCCTCCTGATCCACCGCAGGACCTGGAGCGGCAGCCGCGTGGTGACTTCCGCGCGCCTGATTTATCCCGGTTCCCGCTATCAATTATTTGGACGTTTCACCAGCCACGGCTGA
- a CDS encoding formimidoylglutamate deiminase — MPAYFAPRALLADGWAHNVRLDVDVAGMLTAVTPDGDPQGCLPLSGPVVPGMPNLHSHAFQRVMAGLAEVAGDPQDSFWTWRDLMYRMVQRLTPEQVGVIARQLYIEMLKGGYTQVAEFHYLHNDISGQAYADHGEMTAHLSEAASQTGIGLTLLPVLYRYAGFGAQPAQAGQKRFIQDADSYLKQQEIIRKQLSGKSLQNQGLCFHSLRAVTLEQMQQVLQSADKSLPVHIHIAEQQKEVNDCLGWSGQRPISWLYDNLDIDSRWCLIHATHADRFELASMAGSGAVAGLCPTTEANLGDGIFPGVDYLAQSGRWGIGSDSHVSLNVVEELRWFEYGQRLRDQRRNRLTTAAQNSVGDVLYTQALQGGAQACGALIGQLSAGYRADWLVLDGQDPYLAAAKNSELLNRWLFAGNAGQIRDVYVGGIARIVNGQHEQQQAAAADFLALLRQLAEDVA, encoded by the coding sequence ATGCCTGCTTATTTTGCTCCACGCGCTTTACTTGCTGATGGCTGGGCGCACAACGTGCGGCTGGATGTCGATGTTGCCGGAATGTTGACGGCGGTGACCCCGGACGGCGATCCGCAGGGGTGTCTGCCCCTTTCCGGCCCGGTGGTTCCGGGAATGCCGAATCTTCATTCGCATGCATTTCAGCGGGTGATGGCCGGGCTGGCGGAAGTTGCCGGCGATCCGCAGGACAGCTTCTGGACCTGGCGCGATCTGATGTATCGCATGGTGCAGCGCCTGACACCTGAGCAGGTTGGCGTAATAGCCCGTCAGTTGTATATCGAAATGCTCAAAGGTGGCTACACGCAGGTGGCTGAATTTCACTATCTGCATAACGACATCAGCGGTCAGGCTTATGCCGACCACGGTGAAATGACCGCGCATCTGAGTGAAGCCGCTTCACAAACCGGCATCGGGTTGACCCTGCTGCCGGTGCTTTACCGTTACGCCGGATTTGGCGCGCAACCGGCACAGGCCGGACAGAAACGGTTTATTCAGGATGCGGACAGTTATCTGAAACAACAGGAAATTATCCGCAAACAGCTCAGCGGCAAAAGTCTGCAAAATCAGGGGTTGTGTTTCCATTCCCTGCGCGCCGTGACGCTTGAGCAAATGCAGCAGGTGTTGCAGTCCGCAGACAAAAGTCTGCCGGTGCATATTCATATCGCCGAGCAGCAGAAAGAAGTGAACGATTGTCTGGGCTGGAGCGGACAGCGCCCGATTTCCTGGCTGTACGACAATCTGGATATTGATTCCCGCTGGTGTCTGATCCACGCCACGCACGCTGACCGCTTCGAGCTGGCGAGCATGGCAGGCAGCGGGGCGGTAGCCGGACTATGCCCGACCACTGAGGCTAATCTGGGCGACGGGATTTTCCCCGGCGTCGATTATCTGGCGCAGTCCGGGCGGTGGGGGATCGGTTCCGACAGCCATGTTTCCCTGAATGTAGTTGAAGAACTGCGCTGGTTTGAATACGGCCAGCGCCTGCGTGACCAGCGACGTAACCGGCTGACGACCGCCGCGCAAAATTCTGTGGGCGATGTGCTGTATACCCAGGCATTGCAGGGCGGTGCACAGGCTTGCGGCGCGCTTATCGGACAGCTTTCTGCGGGGTATCGTGCCGACTGGCTGGTACTCGACGGGCAGGATCCTTATCTCGCTGCCGCAAAAAACAGTGAACTGCTTAACCGCTGGCTGTTCGCCGGTAATGCCGGGCAGATCCGTGATGTCTATGTTGGCGGTATTGCGCGCATTGTGAACGGACAGCATGAGCAGCAACAGGCTGCGGCGGCAGATTTCCTCGCGCTTCTCCGTCAGCTGGCGGAGGACGTCGCATGA
- a CDS encoding HutD family protein — translation MIAWQHFTFDGLPVSPWRNGGGETREIFSFPAGSRDFDWRASIATIAQDGPFSAFPGIDRSITLLSGEGVHLQAQPDVDHLLNVTGEPFAFSGDIALSARLLGDVTTDFNIMTRRTECASRVVAAREPLRVTGERGGVIYVISGTWQLADGGLLRAGEGYYWSETAAQSQQGSVSLTPAAQQHKCLLLWAAIS, via the coding sequence ATGATTGCCTGGCAGCACTTCACTTTCGATGGCCTGCCGGTCAGTCCGTGGCGTAATGGCGGTGGCGAGACCCGCGAAATCTTCAGTTTTCCTGCCGGTAGCCGTGATTTTGACTGGCGCGCCAGCATTGCCACCATCGCGCAGGATGGTCCGTTCTCGGCATTCCCCGGTATTGACCGCTCCATCACCTTGCTGAGCGGGGAAGGTGTGCATTTACAGGCGCAGCCTGATGTTGATCACTTACTCAATGTCACCGGCGAGCCGTTTGCTTTTAGTGGTGATATTGCACTCAGCGCCCGCCTGCTGGGTGATGTGACGACCGATTTCAACATCATGACGCGGCGCACGGAATGTGCCTCGCGGGTGGTTGCCGCACGGGAACCTCTTCGGGTGACAGGTGAAAGAGGCGGCGTGATTTATGTCATCAGCGGGACGTGGCAACTGGCGGATGGCGGGCTACTGCGGGCGGGCGAGGGATATTACTGGTCTGAGACAGCGGCACAATCGCAACAGGGTTCCGTGAGTCTGACCCCTGCTGCTCAGCAACATAAGTGCCTGCTGTTGTGGGCGGCGATCAGCTGA
- a CDS encoding ABC transporter substrate-binding protein, which yields MSNMISRAVLKRSLSLLGLAVALGSVTVSTAQAASTPVAIGISGWTGFAPLTLADKAGIFKKNGLDVTLKMVPQQSRHLAIASGSLQCAATTVETYLTWNASGVPIKQIVQLDKSYGADGIAVRSGINKITDLKGKTIGVDAPGTSSYFLLAWILDKNGMTMKDVKLATLGPDAAAHAFIAGQNDAAVSYEPYLSNIRQSPDKGKILATTLDYPMVMDTLGCTPDWLDKNPKAAQALVNSYFEALDMIRKEPEKSNEIMGAAVKETGKQFAEESSYLRWQDREANQKFFSGEIVTFTNEAARLLTEMKILRKTPDINTLYDAKYVK from the coding sequence ATGAGCAACATGATTTCCAGGGCTGTACTGAAGCGTTCGTTGTCGTTGTTAGGGCTGGCCGTGGCGCTGGGCAGTGTGACCGTCAGTACGGCGCAGGCGGCCAGTACGCCGGTTGCTATTGGTATTTCTGGCTGGACTGGTTTTGCGCCACTGACGCTGGCAGACAAAGCGGGCATCTTTAAAAAGAACGGTCTGGATGTCACGCTGAAAATGGTGCCGCAGCAGTCGCGTCATCTGGCCATTGCTTCCGGTTCCCTGCAATGTGCGGCAACCACCGTTGAAACCTATTTAACCTGGAATGCCAGTGGTGTGCCGATCAAACAAATCGTACAGCTGGATAAATCTTACGGTGCGGACGGTATCGCGGTGCGCAGCGGTATCAACAAGATTACCGATCTGAAAGGCAAAACCATCGGCGTGGATGCACCGGGTACTTCCTCTTACTTCCTGCTGGCGTGGATCCTCGATAAAAACGGCATGACGATGAAAGACGTCAAACTCGCCACGCTCGGACCGGACGCCGCTGCGCACGCCTTTATTGCCGGGCAGAATGACGCTGCAGTGAGCTATGAACCCTACCTTTCCAACATCCGTCAGAGCCCGGATAAAGGAAAAATTCTGGCAACGACGCTGGATTATCCGATGGTGATGGATACGCTGGGCTGTACGCCGGACTGGCTGGATAAAAATCCAAAAGCCGCACAGGCGCTGGTGAACAGCTATTTTGAAGCGCTGGATATGATCAGGAAAGAACCGGAGAAATCCAACGAAATCATGGGCGCGGCGGTCAAAGAGACCGGCAAACAGTTTGCAGAGGAATCCAGTTATCTGCGCTGGCAGGATCGTGAGGCCAACCAGAAATTCTTCAGCGGTGAAATCGTGACCTTCACTAACGAAGCTGCGCGGTTGCTGACTGAGATGAAAATCCTGCGTAAAACACCGGATATCAATACGTTATATGACGCGAAGTACGTGAAATAG
- a CDS encoding ABC transporter permease, whose amino-acid sequence MNSPVSQAAEKQITAQSVLREPAPLPASKKVWHNPMMVPLRPVDSRRRWFLGFCFFVLFFAVWALVTFTGLVSATFLASPASMLQEGILLFTDFDFTTDIGMTVMRVLGGFILACVIAVPLGILMGSYKLIEAFFEPFVSFCRYLPASAFVPLLILWAGIGEMQKILVIFIGSFFQITLMVAVTVGAARRDLVEAAYTLGATNQSVVRRVIIPGAAPEIAELLRLVLGWAWTYVIVAELIGSSSGIGHMIVNSQALLNTGQMIFGIIVIGCIGLLSDLLFKAANRRLFVWSSL is encoded by the coding sequence ATGAACAGTCCTGTCAGTCAGGCAGCAGAAAAACAGATAACAGCGCAGTCAGTTCTACGTGAGCCGGCACCGTTGCCCGCAAGCAAAAAAGTCTGGCATAACCCGATGATGGTGCCTTTGCGCCCGGTAGACTCACGGCGTCGATGGTTTCTCGGGTTCTGTTTTTTTGTGCTGTTTTTTGCCGTATGGGCGCTGGTGACGTTTACCGGCCTCGTTTCCGCAACATTCCTCGCCAGCCCGGCGAGCATGTTGCAGGAAGGGATTTTACTGTTTACCGATTTTGATTTTACGACCGACATCGGCATGACGGTAATGCGCGTGCTGGGCGGCTTTATTCTGGCCTGCGTTATTGCCGTTCCGCTCGGGATCCTCATGGGATCTTACAAACTGATCGAAGCCTTTTTCGAGCCGTTTGTGTCGTTTTGTCGTTATCTGCCTGCCTCAGCGTTTGTGCCGTTGCTTATCCTGTGGGCGGGTATCGGTGAAATGCAGAAAATACTGGTGATTTTCATCGGCTCTTTCTTCCAGATAACCCTGATGGTGGCGGTGACTGTCGGGGCAGCACGGCGTGATCTGGTCGAAGCCGCGTATACGCTGGGTGCAACCAACCAGAGTGTTGTGCGCAGGGTGATCATTCCCGGTGCGGCCCCTGAGATTGCCGAGTTGCTGCGCCTCGTGCTCGGCTGGGCATGGACTTACGTCATTGTGGCGGAGCTTATCGGATCGTCGAGCGGTATCGGTCACATGATTGTTAACAGCCAGGCGCTGCTTAACACCGGGCAAATGATCTTCGGCATTATCGTGATTGGTTGCATTGGTTTGCTCTCCGATCTGTTGTTCAAAGCGGCCAACCGTCGCCTGTTTGTATGGAGTTCATTGTGA
- a CDS encoding ABC transporter ATP-binding protein yields the protein MSHPKLSVRQVERIFTGPKGEKTQALLPVDYQVEENDFITILGPSGCGKSTLLRIVAGLDQPTRGEVWLDGEQVDGPGADRGMVFQSYTLFPWLTVEQNIRFGLQERGVSKAAQKERSDYFINKVGLRGFEQHFPRQLSGGMQQRTAIARALANDPKILLMDEPFGALDNQTRVMMQELLLSIWESSRKTVLFVTHDIDEAIFMANKVAIFSARPGRIKTEVAVNFPHPRDYTLKTSPEFMALKARVTEEIRTETMQAMDH from the coding sequence ATGAGCCATCCGAAACTGAGTGTCCGTCAGGTTGAACGTATTTTTACCGGCCCGAAAGGTGAGAAAACGCAGGCGCTGTTGCCGGTGGATTATCAGGTTGAAGAAAACGACTTCATTACCATTCTCGGACCTTCCGGCTGCGGTAAATCCACGCTGCTGCGCATTGTCGCCGGGCTGGATCAACCTACGCGAGGCGAAGTGTGGCTCGACGGTGAACAGGTGGATGGCCCCGGTGCCGATCGCGGCATGGTCTTTCAGAGTTATACCTTGTTCCCGTGGCTGACCGTTGAGCAAAACATCCGTTTTGGTTTGCAGGAGCGTGGCGTAAGTAAGGCAGCGCAAAAAGAGCGCAGCGACTACTTTATTAATAAGGTCGGGCTGCGGGGCTTTGAGCAGCACTTCCCGCGTCAGCTTTCCGGCGGGATGCAGCAACGTACCGCCATCGCGCGCGCACTGGCGAATGACCCGAAAATTTTGCTGATGGATGAGCCTTTTGGCGCCCTGGATAATCAGACCCGCGTGATGATGCAGGAACTGCTGTTATCGATTTGGGAATCCTCGCGCAAAACCGTGTTGTTCGTGACGCACGATATTGATGAAGCGATTTTCATGGCCAATAAAGTGGCGATTTTCAGTGCACGGCCGGGGCGGATCAAAACCGAAGTGGCAGTTAATTTCCCGCATCCGCGGGACTATACCCTGAAAACGTCGCCGGAATTTATGGCGCTGAAAGCGCGGGTAACTGAAGAAATTCGTACCGAAACGATGCAGGCAATGGATCACTGA
- the hutH gene encoding histidine ammonia-lyase yields MASSTHALTLCRLQPGHVDLPMLRKIYQGNVRLELAEEARAGVLASQETVTRIVESGKVVYGINTGFGKLAQTRIPAERLAELQRNLVLSHSVGIGKDLADNVVRLVMATKVLSLSRGHSGIRIEVIDALITLFNAGVYPCIPEKGSVGASGDLAPLAHLSLMLIGEGQVTAQGEKMSATEGLATAGLKPFELGPKEGLALLNGTQVSTSLALSGLFEAERVFSAGLVAGALSLEAIKGSVKPLDARIHEARGQQGQIAVAAALTQLLSGSDIVTSHADCGRVQDPYSIRCVPQVMGACLDNLHHAARILRIEANAASDNPLVFSENGDVISGGNFHAEPVAFAADIIALAVAEIGAISERRMALLLDTGLSGLPAFLVNDGGVNSGFMIAQVTAAALASENKSLAHPGSVDSLPTSANQEDHVSMATYAARRLGDMCFNTSVVVGIEAMAAAQGIDFHRPLQSSATLENEMKTIRENVAFLEKDRLMAPDVEMMRLWASREHWPAAIEALLPSFA; encoded by the coding sequence ATGGCTTCTTCAACCCATGCGTTAACCCTTTGCCGCCTGCAACCGGGTCATGTTGATCTGCCGATGCTGCGTAAGATTTATCAGGGCAATGTCCGCCTTGAACTGGCTGAGGAGGCGCGCGCGGGCGTGCTGGCGTCGCAGGAAACGGTTACCCGCATTGTTGAGTCGGGGAAAGTGGTCTATGGCATCAATACCGGTTTCGGCAAGCTGGCGCAAACGCGTATTCCGGCAGAGCGTCTGGCAGAACTGCAACGCAATCTGGTGTTGTCGCACAGTGTCGGGATTGGCAAAGATCTGGCGGATAACGTGGTGCGTCTGGTGATGGCGACCAAAGTGCTGAGCCTGTCGCGCGGTCATTCCGGCATCCGCATTGAGGTTATCGATGCGCTGATTACTTTGTTTAATGCCGGTGTTTATCCGTGTATTCCTGAGAAAGGCTCGGTGGGGGCATCCGGTGACTTAGCGCCGCTGGCGCATCTTTCCCTGATGCTGATTGGTGAGGGGCAGGTCACGGCACAAGGCGAAAAAATGTCGGCGACTGAAGGACTGGCAACGGCGGGTCTGAAGCCGTTTGAACTCGGACCGAAAGAAGGGCTGGCACTGCTTAACGGCACACAGGTTTCCACCTCGCTGGCGCTGTCCGGCCTGTTTGAAGCCGAACGCGTATTTTCTGCCGGGCTGGTGGCAGGCGCGTTGTCGCTTGAAGCCATCAAAGGTTCGGTAAAACCGCTGGATGCGCGCATTCACGAAGCCCGTGGGCAGCAGGGGCAGATTGCCGTGGCGGCGGCACTGACCCAGCTCCTGTCCGGCAGTGACATTGTCACGTCGCATGCGGACTGCGGCCGCGTGCAGGATCCGTATTCCATCCGCTGTGTACCGCAGGTGATGGGGGCATGTCTGGATAACCTGCACCACGCTGCACGTATCCTGCGTATCGAAGCTAATGCCGCCTCTGATAACCCGCTGGTGTTTTCCGAAAATGGCGATGTGATTTCCGGCGGTAACTTCCATGCCGAACCGGTGGCTTTTGCTGCGGATATCATTGCACTGGCCGTCGCTGAGATCGGCGCGATTTCCGAGCGCCGTATGGCGTTACTCCTCGATACCGGGCTTTCCGGTTTGCCTGCATTTCTGGTTAATGACGGCGGTGTGAACTCCGGCTTTATGATTGCGCAGGTTACCGCAGCGGCACTGGCGTCGGAAAACAAATCGCTGGCACATCCTGGCAGCGTTGACAGCCTGCCGACCTCTGCGAATCAGGAAGATCACGTATCCATGGCCACCTACGCCGCCCGCCGTCTGGGGGATATGTGCTTTAACACCAGCGTGGTCGTGGGCATTGAAGCGATGGCCGCCGCACAAGGTATTGATTTCCATCGTCCGCTGCAAAGTTCAGCGACGCTGGAAAATGAAATGAAAACTATCCGTGAAAACGTGGCGTTTCTGGAAAAAGACCGCCTGATGGCACCGGACGTTGAAATGATGCGTCTGTGGGCTTCCCGCGAGCATTGGCCTGCGGCGATTGAAGCGCTGTTGCCAAGCTTTGCCTGA
- the hutU gene encoding urocanate hydratase has product MNAPQKTAVARVVRAPQGTELSCQNWLIEAAYRMIQNNLDPDVAERPEDLVVYGGIGKAARNWPAFEGILDSLRKLREDETLLVQSGKPVGVFRTHTDAPRVLIANSNIVPHWANWDHFHELDKAGLMMYGQMTAGSWIYIGAQGIVQGTYETFAEAGRQHYNSDLRGKWILTAGLGGMGGAQPLAGVLAGACVLAIECQESRIDFRLRTRYLDYKAHSIDEALAMIEKACAEKKAISVGLLGNAAEVMPQLVARAKEGGLRPDIVTDQTSAHDPLNGYLPEGWSLEKWQDARQSDPQSVVKAARASMAKHVQAMLDFHAMGIPTVDYGNNIRQVAKDEGVENAFDFPGFVPAYIRPLFCEGKGPFRWVALSGDPEDIYKTDAKLKELFPDNANLINWLDMARERIAFQGLPARICWLGLGERHIAGLAFNEMVRNGELKAPVVIGRDHLDTGSVASPNRETEAMKDGSDAVSDWPLLNALLNTAGGATWVSLHHGGGVGMGFSQHAGMVIVADGTREADARLERVLWNDPATGVMRHADAGYEQAKDCAERHHLNLPMLAK; this is encoded by the coding sequence ATGAACGCTCCACAAAAAACGGCCGTTGCCCGCGTTGTTCGTGCACCACAGGGCACAGAACTGAGCTGTCAGAACTGGCTGATTGAAGCGGCATACCGCATGATCCAGAACAACCTCGATCCGGATGTCGCTGAGCGTCCGGAAGATCTGGTGGTTTACGGCGGTATCGGTAAAGCGGCGCGCAACTGGCCGGCGTTTGAAGGCATTCTCGACAGTTTGCGCAAGCTGCGTGAAGACGAAACGCTGCTGGTGCAATCCGGCAAGCCGGTCGGCGTTTTCCGCACCCATACCGATGCGCCGCGCGTGCTGATTGCCAATTCCAACATTGTTCCGCACTGGGCAAACTGGGATCACTTTCACGAACTGGATAAAGCTGGCCTGATGATGTACGGCCAGATGACCGCCGGTTCCTGGATTTATATTGGTGCGCAGGGCATCGTGCAGGGTACTTATGAAACCTTCGCGGAAGCGGGACGCCAGCATTACAACAGCGACCTGCGCGGTAAATGGATCCTGACTGCCGGTCTGGGCGGCATGGGCGGCGCTCAGCCACTGGCGGGCGTGCTGGCTGGTGCCTGCGTGCTGGCCATTGAATGTCAGGAGTCGCGCATCGATTTCCGTCTGCGTACCCGTTATCTCGATTACAAAGCGCACAGTATTGATGAAGCGCTGGCGATGATTGAAAAAGCCTGCGCCGAGAAGAAAGCCATTTCCGTCGGCCTGCTGGGTAACGCCGCCGAGGTAATGCCGCAACTGGTCGCCCGCGCCAAAGAAGGCGGTCTGCGCCCGGATATCGTCACCGATCAGACCTCGGCACATGACCCGCTGAACGGCTATCTGCCGGAAGGCTGGAGCCTGGAAAAATGGCAGGATGCGCGACAGTCAGATCCGCAATCGGTGGTGAAAGCGGCCCGTGCGTCGATGGCCAAACACGTTCAGGCAATGCTCGATTTTCATGCGATGGGCATTCCGACCGTCGACTATGGCAATAACATCCGTCAGGTTGCCAAAGACGAAGGCGTGGAGAATGCCTTTGATTTTCCGGGTTTTGTGCCAGCCTATATCCGTCCGCTGTTCTGCGAAGGCAAAGGGCCGTTCCGCTGGGTGGCGCTTTCCGGTGACCCGGAAGATATCTATAAAACCGACGCCAAACTTAAAGAGCTGTTCCCGGACAACGCAAACCTCATCAACTGGCTGGACATGGCGCGTGAGCGCATTGCCTTCCAGGGATTACCGGCGCGGATCTGCTGGCTGGGGCTGGGCGAGCGTCATATTGCCGGTCTGGCATTCAATGAAATGGTACGTAACGGCGAGCTGAAAGCGCCGGTCGTTATCGGCCGCGATCATCTCGACACCGGTTCTGTGGCCTCACCCAACCGTGAAACTGAAGCCATGAAAGACGGCTCTGATGCCGTTTCCGACTGGCCGCTGCTGAACGCTTTGCTTAATACGGCGGGCGGCGCAACGTGGGTCAGTCTGCATCACGGCGGTGGCGTCGGGATGGGCTTCTCGCAACACGCTGGCATGGTGATTGTGGCTGACGGTACCCGGGAAGCCGATGCCCGCCTTGAACGTGTGCTGTGGAATGACCCGGCGACAGGGGTGATGCGCCATGCAGATGCTGGCTATGAACAGGCAAAAGACTGTGCTGAGCGTCATCACCTGAATTTGCCGATGCTCGCAAAATAA
- the hisC gene encoding histidinol-phosphate transaminase gives MASDLAVPDTVFDNQQQLLKKLARPGARSLSVYNAGLSAEAVQKKYGVAHIAKLASNENPLGASPQVVTALAADACFSAIYSDASSAALRDALAADTGVAAENIVIGNGSEDILHMLALAFLNPGDRVVTLIPSFGLHEIFPRMMGADVTLVGVNARQEFDVEAWENALSAPAKMLIFSNPSNPVGCMLNREGFTRIVNAAPADCVLVIDEAYFEYCENDPEYPDSLRVLAEQPRPWIVLRTFSKAYGLAGLRVGYGLASHPELVNLLDRVRTPFNINRSAQVAAVAALQDKQHVRDSIALVTALREEMAAELTALGFNVASSSANFLFFDCGCPATELAQRLLAYGVIIKPWRETGYENWIRVSIGNEQDNRQFIDSLKRILTENAA, from the coding sequence ATGGCTTCAGATCTGGCAGTTCCTGATACGGTGTTTGACAACCAGCAACAGCTTCTGAAAAAACTGGCAAGGCCCGGAGCACGGTCACTGAGCGTTTATAACGCCGGACTTTCGGCCGAGGCGGTGCAAAAAAAATACGGCGTGGCCCATATTGCCAAACTGGCCAGTAATGAAAACCCGCTGGGTGCCAGCCCGCAGGTGGTGACGGCGTTAGCAGCGGATGCCTGTTTCAGTGCGATTTATTCTGATGCATCAAGTGCGGCGCTGCGTGACGCGCTGGCGGCGGATACCGGCGTGGCAGCCGAAAATATTGTCATCGGCAACGGTTCCGAAGACATTCTGCATATGCTGGCGCTGGCGTTTCTTAACCCCGGTGACCGTGTTGTGACGCTGATCCCCTCGTTTGGTTTACACGAAATCTTCCCGCGCATGATGGGGGCGGATGTCACCCTGGTCGGCGTCAATGCACGGCAGGAATTTGATGTCGAAGCCTGGGAAAATGCATTGTCCGCACCGGCCAAAATGTTGATTTTCAGCAATCCTTCCAATCCGGTGGGTTGCATGCTCAACCGGGAAGGATTTACCCGTATTGTTAATGCCGCGCCAGCGGATTGCGTGCTGGTGATTGACGAAGCCTATTTCGAATATTGTGAAAACGATCCTGAATACCCTGACAGCCTGCGCGTGCTGGCTGAGCAGCCACGACCGTGGATTGTGCTGCGGACCTTCTCGAAAGCGTACGGACTGGCCGGACTGCGGGTGGGATACGGCTTAGCCAGTCATCCCGAACTGGTTAATTTGCTGGACAGGGTGCGCACACCTTTCAACATCAACCGTTCGGCGCAGGTGGCTGCCGTGGCGGCATTGCAGGATAAACAACATGTCCGCGACAGCATTGCGCTGGTTACCGCACTGCGTGAGGAGATGGCAGCCGAACTTACGGCGCTCGGTTTTAACGTCGCCTCATCCTCTGCCAACTTCCTGTTCTTTGATTGCGGCTGCCCGGCCACAGAACTGGCACAACGCTTGCTTGCTTATGGCGTGATTATCAAGCCCTGGCGTGAAACCGGTTATGAAAACTGGATCCGCGTATCCATCGGTAATGAACAGGATAACCGGCAGTTTATCGACAGCCTGAAACGTATCCTGACGGAGAATGCGGCGTGA